Genomic segment of Nostoc sp. TCL240-02:
CAGATTCACCTAAGCAGTCTTGATTTAGAACTACACTACCGCTATCACCCTGGTAGTAATGAAACTCCGTCAGATGTGCGTCATCGGATAGCCAAGACTACTACTGTTTTACAGCCACTTCCAGAAGATGCAATTTTATGTGCTTTTGGACATATTTTTGAGGGTGGTTATGCGGCGGGTTACTACAGTTATAAGTGGGCTGAGGTACTGAGTGCTGATGCTTTTGCCGCTTTTGAAGAAGCTGGTCTAGAAGATGAAGAGGCTATAAAAGCTACAGGTCGGCGTTATCGAGATACGGTACTTGCACTTGGTGGTGGTCAGCATCCAATGGAGGTGTTTAAAACTTTCCGGGGTCGTGAACCAAGTACGATCGCTTTACTCAGGCACAATGGTTTAGTCAGTGCTGCTGTAAACTAAACAATACCACTGTAGGGAGGTTGTAATGCAACCTCCCTACTCGCGTCAAATCTTTGTTATCTAGCATTTAGCGATCGCAAAGCTCGTTATTCTGATGTCAGTAGATTTTACCTCAAGTCATGCCCTGTCGAAGTGACAGGGAATGACTTAAACTTTAGACATGAGAAACCTTGATATTTCTGCATGTGCCAACACAGCAGATGGTTCGCGCTGGAGAGCATTATAATACTTTCTCTCGAAGGTATTGCCTGTCTCTAACGGTACAATCAGCGTGCGGACATCAGCAATCAACTTTTCAAAATTGTCCATTGATATCGGTTCATCAGCTTCGAGCATTTCATCAACTTGCACAACCACCTCAGAAATGCGATGTAGCCAGGCAAATTGTTCATGAGCGATAACTAACTGAAGTAATTCTCCGCTTGATACTCGTCCACTAACCTGTTCATAGGCAATGCGTTCTGTTTCCAACAACATCTTATGAAGGTGGAGTAATTTATTTCGTAAATCACGCAGATATTGATGTTGGCGTATTCTTTGTGAAAGTGTGTTAGAAGTCAATGTTAATCATCCTCTCGTTACAATAGTCTTCAATGGCTTAAATAATTGCTGCGTCAGTATCGATCGCGAATAAACTGTAGCGAACAACTGGCTTGTTGAGTGATACCGTAGCGATGCGTAGACGCTTGCCGCTCCAACTTTCTCTTCACGACACTCTATCTAGTAACATTCCCATAGGCTTACAGGCTCGACACTCAACATACATCGCCACTTTTACAGCGTCTTATGCAAACAGCACCATTAACCATCTGCCCAATCTCAGTTCATGTATTCGGTTTCCTTGTTAAGAGCGTGAAAATCAACATATCTTTTTATAACAGTTGCATCTTATATTGGATTAATCATATATTAGCATAAACTTATAAGAAGTAGATAGTTATAGAACCTAGCGAGAAAATGTCAATTATGGGAAAACAGCCTTAATGTCCCTAGCATACGTAATTCTAGGTCTTCTTCAGCAGCAAGAAATGACGGGCTACGACCTCAAAACGAGCTGCTTTGATCAATGTATTGCCCATTTGTGGCCAGCAGACCAGGCACAAATTTACAGAACTCTCGATAAGCTAGTTGAGCAAGGCTGCATTACCTGTACGATTGAGATTCAGCACGATCGCCCCAATCGCAAAGTTTACACTGTGACGGAGCTAGGGAAAGCCGAATTTGCCCAATGGCTTGGGACTCATCAGCCGTTACCAACTGTACGAGAAGCAATGCTAGTCCAATTGCATTTTGCAGGTCAGTTGTCGAATGAAGCAATCATTCACCTGCTGGAGCAACAATTGGCGGCTCGAAGCAAAAAGCTTGCTGAATGCGAAATAATTGATTTGCCATCACTTGGTGATGAGTCTGCCAACCGTGAGCAGGTAATGCAAAGGCTGGTGCTGGAGTTGTTAATCAGAAGAGAACAGACTTATATTAATTGGTTGAACACAGCGATTAATGTTATCGCTCACCAAAAGCCATATTCATCGCATTACCAAATTTTATAAATGCCAACAATAGCAATAAATCCTTATCTTGATCGCAATTTTGCTCCAATCCGTGAAGAAATCACCACCGACAAATTACCAGTTATCGGTGAATTACCCCTTGATTTATCGGGGATGCTTGTACGGAATGGCCCTAACCCTCAATGGACACCCATCGGTCAATATCACTGGTTTGATGGTGATGGAATGTTACATGGTGTCCAAATTAGCAACGGCGTAGCCACTTATCGTAACCGCTACGTCCAGACATCTGGATGGAAAAAAGAACGAGAAGCGGGTAAGGCTTTGTGGAGTGGGCTTTTAGAACCACCGCGAATCGATAATCCCCACGGCCCCCGCAAAAATACTGCCAATACTGCCTTAGTATGGCACGCGGGTCAGATGTTGGCGCTGAATGAGGGAGGTAAACCTCACGCCATCAAGCTTCCTGAATTAGAAACCATTGGGGAGTATAGCTACAATGGGAAGCTAATTTCTGCTTTCACAGCTCATCCCAAGGTAGATCCGGTGACAGGTGAAATGATCTTCTTTGGCTATTCTTTGTTTACGCCACCATACCTGCAATATAGTGTTGTTTCAGCACAAGGTGAACTGTTGCGGACAGTGCCAATTGACCTGTCCATAGGAGTGATGATGCACGATTTCGCCATCACTGAAAACTACACAATTTTTATGGATTTGCCGTTGACTTTTAGCGCCGAGCGATCGCAACGAGGAGAACCTGTGATGATGTTTGAGCGCGATCGCCCCAGTCGTTTTGGCATTTT
This window contains:
- a CDS encoding PadR family transcriptional regulator, whose product is MSLAYVILGLLQQQEMTGYDLKTSCFDQCIAHLWPADQAQIYRTLDKLVEQGCITCTIEIQHDRPNRKVYTVTELGKAEFAQWLGTHQPLPTVREAMLVQLHFAGQLSNEAIIHLLEQQLAARSKKLAECEIIDLPSLGDESANREQVMQRLVLELLIRREQTYINWLNTAINVIAHQKPYSSHYQIL
- a CDS encoding carotenoid oxygenase family protein, which encodes MPTIAINPYLDRNFAPIREEITTDKLPVIGELPLDLSGMLVRNGPNPQWTPIGQYHWFDGDGMLHGVQISNGVATYRNRYVQTSGWKKEREAGKALWSGLLEPPRIDNPHGPRKNTANTALVWHAGQMLALNEGGKPHAIKLPELETIGEYSYNGKLISAFTAHPKVDPVTGEMIFFGYSLFTPPYLQYSVVSAQGELLRTVPIDLSIGVMMHDFAITENYTIFMDLPLTFSAERSQRGEPVMMFERDRPSRFGILPRHGDNSNIRWFESPSCYVFHTLNAYEDRNEVVLIACRMSSTTVLSLNESQPDPEGDIPRLYRWRFNLSTGTVREEMLDDVTSEFPRINENLLGRQTRYGYTNKMSNSPVPLFEGIIKYDFSSGKSQTHKFGQGRYGSEAVFAPRPSAIAEDDGWLVTFVHDENSNTSELVVVNAQNMTTEPVARVIIPQRVPYGFHGTWVAQ